From Argopecten irradians isolate NY chromosome 2, Ai_NY, whole genome shotgun sequence, the proteins below share one genomic window:
- the LOC138314296 gene encoding heat shock 70 kDa protein 12B-like — protein MARRRCGDRLVVAAIDFGTTYSGYAYSFKNEFEKNPLEIRTCQKWQNSAGLNAYKVPSSILFDNEGTFKSFGFTAETEYNDLVDEEMEQGWRFFRRFKMSLYREMNTEKGGRLCRNLKLKDEQGRRMSAMDVFSAAILFLKDHFLTTLKDAFVGIKPDDVHWILTVPAIWSDAAKQFMREAAKKAGIKDNQLDLALEPEAAAVYCKEITVKTKSGKEGSKELSAFSPGEKFLLIDI, from the exons ATGGCTCGTCGCCGCTGTGGTGATCGACTAGTCGTGGCAGCAATAGATTTTGGTACAACGTATTCTGGTTATGCCTACTCCTTCAAAAATGAGTTCGAGAAAAATCCATTGGAGATACGCACATGTCAAAAATGGCAGAATAGTGCAGGATTAAATGCGTACaaag ttCCATCATCGATCTTGTTTGACAACGAAGGAACATTTAAATCATTTGGATTCACAGCTGAAACCGAATACAACGATTTAGTGGATGAAGAGATGGAACAAGGTTGGAGATTTTTCAGAAGGTTCAAGATGAGTCTTTATCGTGAAATGAATACCGAG AAAGGAGGTCGATTATGTCGTAATCTTAAGCTTAAAGACGAGCAAGGGCGTAGGATGTCTGCCATGGATGTATTCAGTGCTGCAATTCTTTTCCTCAAAGACCATTTCCTTACGACTCTGAAAGATGCCTTCGTCGGCATAAAACCTGATGATGTTCATTGGATATTAACTGTTCCAGCTATCTGGTCCGATGCTGCAAAACAGTTCATGCGCGAAGCCGCAAAAAAG GCTGGCATAAAAGACAATCAGCTAGATTTGGCATTAGAGCCGGAAGCCGCTGCTGTCTATTGCAAAGAAATAACGGTGAAAACTAAATCGGGGAAAGAGGGCTCGAAAGAGTTATCGGCGTTCTCACCGGGCGAAAAATTTCTTCTTATTGATATTTGA
- the LOC138316403 gene encoding heat shock 70 kDa protein 12A-like — MICFIQIKRSENQPHIGSALCELTQRGKIGRGTVDITCHQVLNDGTLKEIHPPTGGPWGGTVVDEEYFCFLEDLIGREAWKDFLENNKSEKLELESEFEKQKRDLGKDDKISLKVGAIFTKACKKINAKYSSTVEVLNKKLKVDKSVVIGFFESPMNDIIEHVERMFMKRSLRSVSTILMVGGFSESDLIKERIEQAFPGKNVIRPFDASIAVLKGAVIFGHLPQTINERTSPRTYGVCVSVPFDSKVHPKKNLTITGGCEMATDIFRVMVKIGQPVKMGTTKVEHVFRPASKYDTVATVELYESTEESPKYTNDPRCRRLGILEVQIPDTTKGKERRIVVAAHFGHTELKFTAAEEGTNHKAEATFDCLT; from the exons ATGATTTGCTTTATCCAGATAAAAAGATCTGAGAACCAACCCCACATAGGCTCTGCTCTGTGTGAGTTGACACAGCGGGGAAAGATTGGAA GAGGTACAGTGGACATTACTTGTCATCAAGTGTTGAATGACGGTACACTGAAGGAGATACATCCACCCACAGGGGGGCCATGGGGCGGCACAGTTGTGGATGAAGAATATTTCTGCTTTTTGGAGGATCTGATAGGAAGAGAGGCATGGAAAGACTTCTTAGAGAATAACAAAAGCGAGAAACTTGAACTCGAATCAgaatttgaaaagcagaaaagaGACCTGGGAAAAGATGACAAGATATCACTTAAAGTAGGAGCCATATTTACTAAAGCATGTAAgaaaataaatgcaaaatattcaTCAACTGTTGaggttttgaataaaaaactGAAGGTTGACAAAAGTGTGGTTATTGGCTTCTTCGAAAGTCCAATGAATGACATAATTGAACATGTTGAACGCATGTTCATGAAAAGGTCGTTACGTTCTGTGTCAACCATCTTGATGGTTGGTGGGTTTTCTGAGTCGGACCTTATTAAGGAAAGAATAGAACAGGCTTTTCCTGGCAAAAACGTCATCCGACCTTTTGATGCAAGCATCGCTGTACTGAAAGGTGCAGTAATATTTGGACATCTACCACAGACCATCAACGAAAGGACCAGCCCTCGAACATATGGGGTATGTGTCAGTGTGCCATTTGACAGCAAGGTACATCCCAAGAAAAACTTAACAATCACCGGGGGATGTGAAATGGCTACTGACATTTTCAGAGTTATGGTGAAGATTGGCCAGCCTGTGAAAATGGGGACGACCAAGGTAGAACACGTTTTTCGGCCAGCAAGTAAATACGATACGGTTGCCACCGTTGAATTGTACGAGTCCACAGAAGAGTCTCCAAAATATACGAATGACCCCAGGTGCCGGCGATTAGGAATTCTAGAGGTGCAGATACCGGACACAACCAAAGGAAAGGAGCGGAGAATTGTGGTAGCAGCGCACTTCGGGCATACAGAACTGAAATTCACAGCAGCTGAAGAGGGGACTAACCACAAAGCAGAAGCCACATTTGACTGTCTTACATGA